A single region of the Bacillus cereus genome encodes:
- the spoIIIJ gene encoding YidC family membrane integrase SpoIIIJ translates to MKKKLGLLAMVVALMAIATGCSETGQPITPNSTGIWNEYFVYPLSQLITYFAELFGKNYGLAIVVTTLIIRFALLPLMIKQTKSTKAMQALQPEMVRLKEKYSSKDQATQQKLQQEMMQLYQKNGVNPLAGCLPIFVQMPILFAFYHAIMRTSEISKHTFLWFDLGQADPYYILPVVAAITTFIQQKLAMAGTAGQNPQMAMMIWLMPIMILVFAINFPAALSLYWVVGNIFGIAQMYLIKGPEIKASKAGGSSK, encoded by the coding sequence TTGAAAAAGAAACTAGGTTTACTAGCCATGGTTGTTGCATTAATGGCAATTGCTACTGGTTGTAGTGAAACGGGTCAGCCGATTACGCCAAATAGTACTGGGATTTGGAACGAATATTTCGTATATCCACTGTCTCAGTTAATCACGTATTTTGCAGAATTATTCGGTAAGAATTATGGTTTAGCAATCGTTGTTACGACTCTTATTATTCGTTTTGCATTATTACCATTAATGATTAAACAAACGAAAAGTACGAAGGCAATGCAAGCGTTACAACCAGAAATGGTAAGATTAAAAGAGAAATATAGCTCTAAAGATCAAGCAACACAGCAAAAACTACAACAAGAAATGATGCAGTTATATCAAAAAAATGGTGTAAATCCATTAGCAGGATGTTTACCAATTTTTGTTCAGATGCCTATTTTATTCGCGTTTTATCATGCGATTATGAGAACATCAGAAATTAGTAAGCATACATTCTTATGGTTTGATTTAGGACAGGCAGATCCTTACTATATCCTTCCAGTTGTTGCGGCTATTACGACCTTTATTCAGCAAAAACTTGCAATGGCAGGGACAGCTGGACAAAACCCGCAAATGGCAATGATGATTTGGCTTATGCCAATCATGATTTTAGTCTTTGCAATTAACTTCCCAGCAGCATTATCACTATACTGGGTAGTTGGTAACATCTTTGGTATTGCTCAAATGTATTTGATCAAAGGGCCTGAAATTAAGGCTAGTAAGGCAGGAGGATCAAGCAAGTGA